A stretch of DNA from Arachis hypogaea cultivar Tifrunner chromosome 19, arahy.Tifrunner.gnm2.J5K5, whole genome shotgun sequence:
actctccatttatctgtgaggtcaccacttgggagtcgctgtgtatcatcacttttgttgcaccgacttcttctgccagcttcaatccagcaatcagggcttcatattctgcctgattatttgaagctgggaattcaaatttgaggaaaacctctatttgggttcccctttcatcaaccaatattatgcctgcgccgcttcctgtcttgtttgaggatccatctacatagagttcccatgtagttggctttTCCTCTTGGTCTCCTGCGTATTCCgctatgaagtcggtgaggcattgggctttaattgccatccgagtttcatatctcaagtcaaactcggagagctctattgcccattgaaccattctccctgcaacatccgtcttttggaggatttgtttcatgggttggttcgtgcggactcttattgtatgagcttggaagtaaggtcatagccttcgtgaggctactactaaggagtaggcaaacttctctagtttgtggtaccttagctcggggccttgtagaactttgctgatgaagtacacTGGATGTTGTCtgacctcgtcttctcttatcagggctgaCGCGACAGCTTTGTCTGCTACGAACAAATACAGAACGAGGTCTTCTCCAACTATAGGTCGGGTCAGGATCGGAGGTTGACTCAAGAAtattttgaactcctggaacgcctcttcgcattcaggagtccactcgaactgacatccctttctcaataaggagaacagtggaagggattttaacgttgatcctgccaaaaatctggagagggctgcaagtcggccatttagctgttgaacctctcttaagcaagtcaggcttttcatttccaggatagctctacacttatcgggatttgcttcgatccctctttgtgtcagcataaaccctagaaattttcCAGCCTCCATCGGGAAAGtacattttgcgggatttagccGCATCCCGTGTAACCTCATGGTGTcgaagacttgcgagaggtctgtCAAGAGGTCGATTTCCTTcttggtttttaccagcatgtcgtcgacgtagacTTCCATTAAGCTCCCAAGGTGGGGAAcgaacaccttgttcatcagcctttgatatgtggcccctgcattttttaatccaaatggcatgaccatgTAGCAGAAATTTGCTCTGGGCATGATGAACGATGTTTTTCCTGGTCCGGCTTatgcatcgggatttggttatatcccgagtaggcgtccatgaatgacaaGTATTGATATCCCGAGCTAGAGTCCACTAGCgtatcaatacttgggagtggataagggtccttaggacacgccttatttaagtcggtgtagtcgacacacattctccacttgccattttgcttcttgactagcactacattcgCTAGCCACATTGGGTACTTAACTTCTCtaatgaagccggcttctaggaaTGCCTGTACCTACTCCTCTACTGCTAGGGCTCGTTCCGGGtcgagcttgcgtcttctctgTTGTACAGGTCGAGACCCTGGGTataccgagagcttgtgggacataaGCTCGAGGTCTATCCCGGGCATGTCAGaggctttccaggcaaagaggtcggaattgtctcttaggagcttagtcaacccttgcttcagggtttcccctaggttggctcctatgttggtattttttccttcctcttggcCGACCTGTATTTCCTCAGTTTTTCCTCCCAGCTGAGGTCGCAGCTCTTCTTTGGCCCTCGCACCgccgagctctatggtgtggacttctttgctttttcccctcaggttcaggctttcattgtagcatttccttgccagtttctgatctcccctcaccgttgctattcccgttggggtcgggaatttcatgcaaaggtggggagtagacaccaccgctccgagtcgattaaggatagctctgccgattaaagcattatatgctgaccctacgtcgatgactatgaagcctatactcagagttttggatttttccccctttccaaaggtggtgtgaaGGGGTAGAAATCCCAGTGGTcttattggcgtgtcgcctagtccgtacaaggtgtcggggtaggctcttaactctttctcatctaaccctagtttgtcaaacgcaggcttgaaaaggatgtctgCTGAACTCCCTtgatctactagggttctgtggagatgggcattggctaggatcatggttatcaccactggatcatcatgtccagggattattccttgcccatcttcttttgtgaatgagatggtagggaggtcggatgattcacttccgacctggtagactcgcttgaggtgtctcttgcgagaggacttggtgagtccccctcctgCAAACCCGCCCGAGATCATATGCATATGTCTTTCCGGGGtttgcggtggtgggtctcttctgtcTGGGtcgtctcgctttctcttcccaggattgtccgacctttctatgagatatctgtcgagccggccttctctggccaacttttctatcacattcttaaGGTCGTAACAATCGTTAGTTGAGTgaccatatatcttatggtactcacagtagtcgccgCGACTCCCccctcttttgtttttgatgggcCTGGGAGGCGACAGTCTTTCAGTGTTGCAAATTTCTCTATATACGTCCACTATGgaaacctttagaggagtataagagtgatatttccttggtctatcaagaccgagttcttccttcttcttgggctccctctccctctcttttgttgagggaaggtgcccaggtcgccaactcgaATCTCTCAGTCTggcattctcctccatgttgatgtactttttagctctttcctgtacatcacttaaggaggtggggtgcctttttgatatggactgtgagaagggaccttctctaagcccattgactaaccccataatgactgcctcggtgggcaggtcttggatttctaaacatgctttgttgaacctttccatgtaggctcgtaaagattctccgacctcctgctttattcccaggaggcttggcgcatgttttactttatccttctggatagagaacctcatcaagaacttccttgagaggtcttcaaaactggtgactgaccttggagggaggctgtcgaaccacttcatcgctgctttcgacagGGTAGTCAGGAAAGCTTTGCATCGTGTAGCGtcagaagcatcagccagatacatccgacttttgaagttgcttaagtgatgcttcggatctgtggttccatcatagaggtccatatcggggcttttgaagtttcttggaacttttgccctcattatgtcctcgctaaatGGGTCCTCCCCTCCTGGGGGTGATTCTTCTCGGTCGCCACGGGAgttccgacctttgagggaggattctatccttaagagtttttcttctaactcttttcgtcgcgcCATTTCCTCCCTTAGGCTCTTTTTTGTCTCCCTTTGTCATTCCAGCTCCTGTTCCAGCTGTTCCAAACGACCTTGGTGGCCGTGGACTAGTCCCATTAATTCGGTCGGGTGGGATGGTCCATCCTTTCCTGACTCACGTCCATCCGAGGAGTTCATCTTCGGATTTTTTAATCCGGAGATGCCTTCTCTATGTTGGTCGTTGGCTTCTTGATGGTGAGCCAGGTCTGCGTCGTTGTTTCCGGTATCTTGATGCTCTTGTTCGGAATCCGATGCTAGATGACCATCTTCTGGTGACAcatccgccatcactggttgatctctcgggtccccggcaatggcgccaatgttacgatgggtaaccagaGATTATTGGATTGGATTATTTTggctggcccaatcgtctgaaagTGGAAGCCTTTGAGTGGTTGACGATCCAAgacctccgtccgacttgtttgtgAGAGAATAgggaggtggtacctgcaaagacactccgatgccaaagtcagcaagggagcaaaacaggtctagagagtattgggcttagggatacctgaggagtgtcagggtatttatagtggtgaacccataactaccgttggagtagttccgccTTTTAAGgggaataaccgtccctttatcttagggaagttgagatatggctcttagaagtggttagagagattttaggggcagttatccTCTTGAGTGagggtttatctgccagctaatcctcgtttccgacttctttagagcaagtcgtggtgaTTACCGACTTCGTAGTGCCTGGGTCGGCGCAGGGTGAGGCTCAACCCTTTAGATTGGGCCTTTTTACTTGAATCCTGGGCCTTAGCGTTGGGGTAAGGTATGAACAATAATATTTGATGATGATAAATATTAAGCAAATAATAGTctatattattattgtaatttgatgtatatattttttaaatacattttaaGAGTTAAGAGTAAAATCTCACCCGACTTCTATTCATTACATAAATACCAATCCCCTcctaataaataataaaggaCTTTTCGTCCCAAATAATTGATTCTGTTAAACACGCAAGTTTTTCTATCAATATCTGATCTCTCAATAGAACAATTTTCTATGGTCCGTTAGTTGTGCAGTCCACTTGTCAACCTACAATTTAACAGGAATAAATTACATCATACTTTATCAATAAAATACACACTAATAAATGATTAAGAATTTACGTGTCTCATGAATAAATATTAAGAGTTTATCTGTCTCGTTATTTATTAGAAGATTAGATAGGTACTAAAGTGTGACTAACGTGTGACCACAATTTCATCTTGTAACCACTGAAAATGCTACTACTCAAACTTTCCCAAGTGATGGCCTTGTACCAAGTGCATCAAGTGACCTCGTGGTGAGTGATCAAACTTTTATTATTGCAGTGGTCATTCTCAATAACATGTTTGATTTGAATGTCAATTTTGATTGTTCATATAAATTAAGgctaagaaaacaaaataaacaacctAAAGGATCCATCCCATGCCACTACAGCCACTACAAAGATGTATTAATTTAGCACGAATTTTTTTAGTAACAACAAAATTCTTAATGCTAAGAGATATTATTTTGcaacaaaaaatattacaattttgatatttttcaaaatatatagaTATTTAAAAATGATTGCAATTAAAAGACCtaagaaatgaaaaataaatattctaatcatatctttctaatattTATGTTAGCTCTTTTTGTTTTTCGTTCAAgcgtttttattcttcttcttatgcagaatttctattttttttttcttctccaaaCTAAAATCTCTAATTCTTCATCTTTAATGCCTCATAAAAAATACCATATGATTAACTGATTCGAAATAAATAACAATATGCATTTGTTATAGCTCAAAATTTGAACTTGCTAGACCTCAAATTTAAATACATACTAGATACATGGTGAGATCATAGTACTATGTTTTGACACACAAATGATATCATGTCAAATAATTTGCTGACATTTGAATGAATATACTAATATATATCTAGGGGTGGCAATACTACCCGAACTCGCGGGTACCCACCCCACTCCTACCCGCTcagggcgggtaattacccgcccccgtaccggggcgggttcttgggcggggtggggtcgggtttaggttaaACCCACCCCTACCCACcccggtatatataatatatatataaatatatatatatatttttaatatataatatatgtaacatatataaaataattaataaaatgattaataatattatatcatatataaatttttactttaatttatgtttatgtatgtaaatagtggttatataatttttaaaattttattttatttgttggatttaataattatagggacgGGTATGGACGGGGCGGGTACCCACAGGAACGGGTTAGAATTTAAcattttactacccgcgggtaggaCGGGACGGGTTTGATGCGGGTTTTTTGTAGGACGGGACGGGATCGGGTAAAGCAAAAACCTGCCTCTACCCAAcccgttgccacccctatatATATCGGTGAAATTACTTGGTGTCAAAATATATTGTTTGCCATCGAAGTTAAATATTAGTACTTacatatcacttttttttttatgatcaGTTCAATTAATAGTTTGTTTTGGCATTTTGGTTTGGTTTCGGTATTGAATATGAACtcttaaaaatatttactaaaggAGTACAATAAATACTCTCAAATAAATGGATTAAAATCAAAGAAATATcagtgtttcttttatttatttttttattagtgagATACATAAATCCCTAATTATTTGCTAGTAAGACACACAAATCTTTGACAATGTATCCAAAACATGTGCACTTTACTGATAATGTGTCCAGAGCTTGAGCCACGTCAATAACGGTATTAAGTTCCGACGACAAAAAATACACGAAAGATTATATTAGTACATTTTTTGAATCTAGATGATTAAATTATAACAatgaaaaaattagaaattaaattaatgtaCTTCACcaattttagagactaaatttAAATGAggcaaatctaaaaaaataagaaatttaaatgtattttcaaatgttCAATAGCTTATTTTTGGGCTTGGAGAAAACATGAGAAGACAGAACTATCTATaaagtgataaaaaaaaagagtaatgaTCAATTTCGTTTATGAAAGAtcatttgtttttaaattagtcatcaaaaaattttttaattaaatttatccttcaaagattttaaattaatcgaATTAGTCCTTCTGTTATTTTCTTTGTTGACGACGCCAAATTTGTTAATGAGGCACGATTAAATAATACTACAACATACACATAAGagtcttaattaattattaacatgataaatttatgacactaaatcaaatcaaaacctaattgaaGGAAGAAGTTAAAAGATATTGGAATCCCTCAATTTGGaattgatttgatcaaattttataaatttatcatgttaATGACCAATTAAGACTATTAGATATATGTTGTAATATCACTTAACGTGTCACATCAACAAATTTTGGCACCATTAGCACCGAAAGTAATGGAATGACTAAAATGACTAACTTAAAATTTTGAAggacaaatttgattaaaaaaatatttcagagaGTAATTTGAAGAATAAGTGATCTTTCGATGATTAATTTAATCATTTACTCATAAAAAAAAAGGTATACACGTTATAAATATACAATCCTCTatgaaatacatatatatatatatatcctttctatctttttttttttttttggtttttcacgGTATCCCCTAACCCGACCGactaaggactaatccgtcgcagtACTAAActctatttaagggtttgccgttGGCTAATGGGTTGTTGCATGCACAAGACAGGATTCGCACAAGGAAAAACCGCAGGAAGACAAGCCCCAAGGCAACAAACTGGACAAAGTCTCCTACTCTCTTAGTTGACAAAACGTTTGACAGTATTTCCTCcattgctaataataataataataacaacaacaacactagttgAGCAGACTACAACACAAGAAATGTTTGCTTTACCAAAATTTTAGCTTCACACCGAAGTAATCTGCCGTTCCAATGACCGTGGATAAAATATAGGCATACACAAGCAAGATGGAAAGTGCTGTAATTGATGACGCAGAGAGGGTATCAACAGAAAGATTTACCAAGCCTGTGAGGATATTTGCCtgcatataaattaattaaaaatattataacttagatctagagagagagaaaggtatattttttggtgactagAGAGAAAGgtatatgaatgtaactaaagGATAGTTTCTTAACCAGAAGAAACGTAGCCAATAAGTTTCGGTTTAGTGCTTCTTCTAGTACTGAAGTTTTACTTCCAGGAATAAGATCACCCAGCATTAGAATTGATAATAGCTGAAATAAGGGAAACACTCAAATTACATATTCCAACCAAATCCTTAATCAGATTCCATATTAGCAATTACAACTTCTGCAAGGTTGCTTTTAGATTCTACCTTTGAGACAGAAATTTAGAGATGGAAAGACAGATGACAAAAATGAATATTTTGTCCCTATTTCCATAACCAAACCAGTTTCTATGTCTGTTATCTCTATAATTCTGTTTCAGAGACAATATCCAAATGCAACATGGACTCAGCAATGCTGTGCTATACACAACTGAATTTGGTATGTCAGATTAGTTCAAAAGTTATTCAATTGCACAAATacaatttgatcactactcactAGTAATATAAAgtggaaaataaaaaatgaaaaataaaaaactaagaatACAGACTACAAAGAGAACAGCCCCATCAGATATGTTGGTGATCAAATGAATAGAACCAAAATGAGAATCACCTGAAGGTTGTCGGCCAATACACTAGTAACATATGGCAGGTTGCACTGCATGAAGTACGGACAATAAGTTTTCATCCATCAACCCAAAAGAATCACCTAACTAGAAACCCATAACATAGTGAAGCGTACCGTTCTCCGCGAAATTCTTTCCACATGCTTGTCTAAAAACACAGTTAATAACCTGACAAGGTCATCATGGAAAGTAGAAACAGAACAACTTCAAAGCTTTTGACTTCAATGATACGGAATAAACAAGTTCTGGATTAATTTCATACCAAAATACGATGGACAGAATCCAGACCCTCATCTGAACCCATCTGGTACTTCTTAATCCAGAGGAATGGCttccaaagataagataatttccCAATTGAACACCAACAAGATACATGCCCCAGTATCCTGTTTACAAAATGAGTgtttaccaaaaaataaaaattaaaaaaatctatggAAAGTAAAACTATTAGAAATAATTTCATTGTCATAGCACCAATTTTGAAATATGAAAGGAGCAGTTCTCACCAAATATACTATGAATTCCCTCCTTATTTTGACTAATGATATCCATTCCTCTTTCATTAGAAAGCAAGTATGCGTTTAAACCATGAATCAAACAGAACTGGTACACTTCGAAACAAATATTAAATTGCATAAGAAAATCAGATTCAAAAAGACAAGCCACAAAGATAATACAGATAAAGGTGTACCTACTAGGACAAGCAAACCAAAAATCCCAGAATACCGAGGCGGAACGTTAACAAATGAAGTAAGGATTGACACGGCAGCAAGTGTGAAGAAGAAATTCCAATGCACACCATATTCACTGAAATGTACCTATATGAAGGAATAATGATTATTTTCTTCCTTGAGCGCATCTAGAACCAAAATGGTTGAACTAGGAAAATGGACAATACAATTGAAATTCTTATTTCTATATACCGGGGAAAATGCATTGCGATGACTTTTTAAACTAAAAACAATCCTGAAAAGGCAGAAAGTTTACTTGCTTCCTTAACAATGTCTTTAACTAATAGTAATGTTAGAATATATTTATGATATTACTATTCATATAGGATCTAGATATATCTCGTATTAATTTTATGTTGATTTCATTATTATGATTAGATTCCATCCTCTGCCTAAAATAGGCACTCCTCATTGCACATCACAACACATCCTAATATACAATTTTCTAACAAGTAATGCATTCAGAACCTGCAATTCTGGAAATAGACAGAAATGCACAACACTGATAGCATTGATCAGATAAAACAATCATGAGGAAAACAATAGACATATATCATGtccttaatttttgttttctttgcaaCTCTTCTCAGTTATTAGGAGTACAATTGAATTGTTTTTGCAGTATATGCCTCAACTCAAGACTACCTCTCTTTAACGGCATCAGAGTTTCCAGGCTTGAGAAAACAGGGATTGAAATAAGACATAAATTGGCCAAAAGATTATTATCTATGTCATGTGGAAACTGAATTATATCacttccaattttcaaaaattgatagGCGACCAGCTTTGTTAAGACAGTTTTTTGCAAATGCATGTTGAACATTATGTGTATCTGTCGCCACATAGATGATTACAATGAAAAAATTGCACCTGATAATCCACACCAGTCGTAGTGACAAGACGAAGAAACCCTAATGTGATCAGTGGACTAATTGAAACTATTGCAGTCTTCCAATTTCTGAAGCAGGAGAAAAAATGGATATTTCAGGATGCAAAATACAGAACACCAGAGCAAGATTTATAATGGAGCACATAAAGTAGAAATTTGATCACTTTATATTCAAAAGCCTATTAGCAAGGGGATCACATGGACTTTCGGTTTTTACTTATATTCAAAAGCCTATTAGCAAGGGGATCACATGGACTTTTGGTTTTTACCCATTGTATGAGCATGTCATAAGCTCCCTAACTTACTGGGGGTAAGACAACTTAAAATTTATAGAACATAAGATCTATATGTGAGTAAGCATACATACACATTCATTTCTAAATACATACACTGAATGGGGTGAAATTGAAGAACTCACACAGATGTGATATTTCGTGCTTGCCGAGAAACTAATGCATTCGCCAATACAAATGACCCAACTCCAAGATCCATCTAGCATGAAAATTTATGTTACAATTCAATATAACAATGAAATTATAGACTGTACTGCTTGTTAGCAACAGAACAAAAGCAGGGAAACAGAGAGCAGAGATAGAAACTAAAATTTCGGATAATCAGCAAGGAGAAGTAACAGCCTAAAGTAATTTTCTTTACATGTACTTTAAGTGTGCATAACTAAATAAAAGCATATTGTTTGTGTATAAACTCAGGAATTACGCTCTACGTTCAAGCCAAGAAGTTTTGCTGAAAATCAAGAGCCCTTCTTCCCAATATTAGCAAGTCTTTTACAATTACAGCCTTTGGAACCCGCTTTTCTCATTAacatacagaaaaatattttcctgGAGAATTGTCTAGAAGCACCATTTATTTTAGTACATTGGAAAGTGAAGAATAATCATACCAAACTAGTTCCATAAGTTTCAGTCTTTGCATATCTTCTTGGAAATATTCTGAAGTCAACAGCCAAGATGCACAGGAATGTTATAATCATCTGCAAAACTTCTTTATCAACATAATAACAAGTAAAACCAGAAGAGTAGAATAAAATATCAATAGTGACACTTCATACCACAACCACCCTGTATGATGTAATATATTCTCGAATAGAATTGTGCTCTCCTTTGATAGAAACAGATGAAGCAGCAGTCCTGTAGTTCAGGGTATTGAAGTTAGCCATGATTagcttgactcataagaaatcaTGGTATTAATTAGTTATTTCACAAAAGTGTGAGAAACATTACCTTTTGGCTGCAATACAAACGAATGTTAAGAGCATTAACAAAATTGTGAATATATATGTCCAGTTTGAAAGTACCTGCAACAAACATGTTGATGTAAGAAACCACAAACTCAGAGAATAGAAGAGTACCATGATTGTATTATTCACACTGATGAGCCTGGATCTTAGCTAAAGGTTGAAGATAAAACTGAAGAGAATCAACAAGAAGCAAAGGGAAACAGGGCACTATAGAAACCCCAGTCTCCCAAGACAATTCCCAAATTGAATTTCCTGTCTTTTCTCAGTCTACCCCTTATATCACTCTTTCCCTTAACAGCAAAGACGCATGCA
This window harbors:
- the LOC112776225 gene encoding uncharacterized protein At4g17910 isoform X4 produces the protein MDPLKSFNSNKHLKEEFVSNLSGSSVLEIIALTITVPMLVLIRHSTSATGAFLKKKNDDAVSKSSNFKAYLSTLSLDFIIIVVPMLLCFTVLSNWTYIFTILLMLLTFVCIAAKRTAASSVSIKGEHNSIREYITSYRVVVMIITFLCILAVDFRIFPRRYAKTETYGTSLMDLGVGSFVLANALVSRQARNITSVNWKTAIVSISPLITLGFLRLVTTTGVDYQVHFSEYGVHWNFFFTLAAVSILTSFVNVPPRYSGIFGLLVLVVYQFCLIHGLNAYLLSNERGMDIISQNKEGIHSIFGYWGMYLVGVQLGNYLIFGSHSSGLRSTRWVQMRVWILSIVFWLLTVFLDKHVERISRRTCNLPYVTSVLADNLQANILTGLVNLSVDTLSASSITALSILLVYAYILSTVIGTADYFGVKLKFW
- the LOC112776225 gene encoding uncharacterized protein At4g17910 isoform X3 — its product is MDPLKSFNSNKHLKEEFVSNLSGSSVLEIIALTITVPMLVLIRHSTSATGAFLKKKNDDAVSKSSNFKAYLSTLSLDFIIIVVPMLLCFTVLSNWTYIFTILLMLLTFVCIAAKRTAASSVSIKGEHNSIREYITSYRVVVMIITFLCILAVDFRIFPRRYAKTETYGTSLMDLGVGSFVLANALVSRQARNITSVNWKTAIVSISPLITLGFLRLVTTTGVDYQVHFSEYGVHWNFFFTLAAVSILTSFVNVPPRYSGIFGLLVLVVYQFCLIHGLNAYLLSNERGMDIISQNKEGIHSIFGYWGMYLVGVQLGNYLIFGSHSSGLRSTRWVQMRVWILSIVFWLLTVFLDKHVERISRRTCNLPYVTSVLADNLQLLSILMLGDLIPGSKTSVLEEALNRNLLATFLLVKKLSFSKYPHRLGKSFC
- the LOC112776225 gene encoding uncharacterized protein At4g17910 isoform X5; amino-acid sequence: MMMQFPSLVLSNWTYIFTILLMLLTFVCIAAKRTAASSVSIKGEHNSIREYITSYRVVVMIITFLCILAVDFRIFPRRYAKTETYGTSLMDLGVGSFVLANALVSRQARNITSVNWKTAIVSISPLITLGFLRLVTTTGVDYQVHFSEYGVHWNFFFTLAAVSILTSFVNVPPRYSGIFGLLVLVVYQFCLIHGLNAYLLSNERGMDIISQNKEGIHSIFGYWGMYLVGVQLGNYLIFGSHSSGLRSTRWVQMRVWILSIVFWLLTVFLDKHVERISRRTCNLPYVTSVLADNLQLLSILMLGDLIPGSKTSVLEEALNRNLLATFLLANILTGLVNLSVDTLSASSITALSILLVYAYILSTVIGTADYFGVKLKFW
- the LOC112776225 gene encoding uncharacterized protein At4g17910 isoform X1, which produces MDPLKSFNSNKHLKEEFVSNLSGSSVLEIIALTITVPMLVLIRHSTSATGAFLKKKNDDAVSKSSNFKAYLSTLSLDFIIIVVPMLLCFTVLSNWTYIFTILLMLLTFVCIAAKRTAASSVSIKGEHNSIREYITSYRVVVMIITFLCILAVDFRIFPRRYAKTETYGTSLMDLGVGSFVLANALVSRQARNITSVNWKTAIVSISPLITLGFLRLVTTTGVDYQVHFSEYGVHWNFFFTLAAVSILTSFVNVPPRYSGIFGLLVLVVYQFCLIHGLNAYLLSNERGMDIISQNKEGIHSIFGYWGMYLVGVQLGNYLIFGSHSSGLRSTRWVQMRVWILSIVFWLLTVFLDKHVERISRRTCNLPYVTSVLADNLQLLSILMLGDLIPGSKTSVLEEALNRNLLATFLLANILTGLVNLSVDTLSASSITALSILLVYAYILSTVIGTADYFGVKLKFW
- the LOC112776225 gene encoding uncharacterized protein At4g17910 isoform X2 translates to MDPLKSFNSNKHLKEEFVSNLSGSSVLEIIALTITVPMLVLIRHSTSATGAFLKKKNDDAVSKSSNFKAYLSTLSLDFIIIVVPMLLCFTVLSNWTYIFTILLMLLTFVCIAAKRTAASSVSIKGEHNSIREYITSYRVVVMIITFLCILAVDFRIFPRRYAKTETYGTSLMDLGVGSFVLANALVSRQARNITSVNWKTAIVSISPLITLGFLRLVTTTGVDYQVHFSEYGVHWNFFFTLAAVSILTSFVNVPPRYSGIFGLLVLFCLIHGLNAYLLSNERGMDIISQNKEGIHSIFGYWGMYLVGVQLGNYLIFGSHSSGLRSTRWVQMRVWILSIVFWLLTVFLDKHVERISRRTCNLPYVTSVLADNLQLLSILMLGDLIPGSKTSVLEEALNRNLLATFLLANILTGLVNLSVDTLSASSITALSILLVYAYILSTVIGTADYFGVKLKFW